One Caldalkalibacillus uzonensis DNA window includes the following coding sequences:
- a CDS encoding ATP-binding protein has translation MTIILLVTVVLVILTFLLVQFFDHFYFEQQNEELKHLAAKIADIFESYEHDSEARYISKELVEVTQTTLVVIGPNHHEFWKVSADTGLPIIDVETLFSDSDLQQVFFGRTIDKRDHFPVYVNTNVVELDVLIVAAPIMINGSPQGAVFLYQTLDVINDTIEATKRIILYAAGIGFFLTTIFAFFLSTRITYPLRQMKVAADNMSKGDFHSRVSIRSHDEIGDLALTFNHMAKQLNDSIQALSHEKELLSSILRSMVDGVITLDRKGEIILINPPAEKMLKTWRYEEDMDGESHQLPRLLLDIFDQVVQTEREHVRTVSAQGRFWTIVMAPLYNREKLRGVVAVVRDMTEERRLDKLRKDFVANVSHELRTPLAMLQGYSEALVDDVVDSAEERKELARIIHEESLRMGRLVNELLDLARIQAGHIELDLEPMPLGPIVHKTLRKFTNLAKDEQITLREDVQESAELYQVDADRIEQILTNLIDNAIRHTPAHGTVSVQLKEDAHGAHISVKDTGQGIPEEDLPFVFERFYKADKARTRGKSGTGLGLAIVKDLVEAHHGHIDVHSRVGEGTTFTIHLPRPSKEEH, from the coding sequence AGCATGATTCAGAAGCCCGCTATATCTCCAAGGAATTGGTGGAGGTGACCCAAACCACCCTGGTAGTGATCGGTCCCAACCACCATGAATTTTGGAAGGTTTCGGCTGATACAGGTCTGCCTATCATCGATGTGGAAACCCTGTTTAGCGACAGTGATTTACAGCAGGTGTTTTTTGGCCGGACCATTGATAAGCGAGACCACTTTCCTGTCTATGTCAACACCAATGTGGTTGAACTGGATGTGCTGATTGTAGCAGCACCGATCATGATCAATGGCTCCCCCCAAGGAGCTGTTTTTCTTTATCAAACACTGGATGTGATCAATGATACCATTGAGGCAACGAAGCGGATCATTTTGTATGCAGCGGGTATTGGTTTTTTCTTGACCACCATTTTTGCTTTCTTCCTGTCTACACGGATCACGTATCCATTGCGTCAGATGAAAGTGGCCGCTGACAATATGTCCAAAGGGGACTTTCATTCCCGGGTCTCCATCCGCTCCCATGATGAAATTGGTGACTTGGCTCTGACTTTTAATCACATGGCCAAACAATTAAACGATTCCATTCAGGCGCTGTCCCATGAAAAAGAATTACTGTCCAGCATTTTGCGCAGCATGGTAGACGGTGTGATTACCCTTGACCGTAAGGGAGAGATTATCCTGATCAATCCCCCGGCTGAGAAAATGTTGAAGACATGGCGGTATGAGGAAGATATGGACGGTGAATCCCACCAACTTCCACGTTTGTTACTGGATATCTTTGATCAGGTAGTGCAAACGGAACGGGAACATGTGCGCACTGTTTCAGCCCAGGGACGCTTTTGGACCATTGTCATGGCGCCCCTTTACAACCGGGAAAAGTTAAGAGGTGTGGTGGCTGTGGTACGGGACATGACCGAAGAACGGCGCCTGGATAAATTAAGGAAGGATTTTGTGGCCAATGTCTCCCACGAGTTGCGCACACCTTTGGCTATGCTGCAGGGTTACAGCGAAGCCCTGGTAGATGATGTGGTCGACTCAGCCGAGGAGCGGAAGGAATTGGCCCGGATTATCCACGAAGAATCCTTGCGTATGGGGCGGCTGGTCAATGAGCTGTTGGATTTGGCCCGCATTCAGGCTGGTCATATTGAGCTGGACCTGGAACCAATGCCCCTGGGACCGATTGTGCACAAAACATTGCGCAAATTTACCAACCTGGCCAAGGACGAACAGATTACCCTCCGGGAGGATGTCCAAGAATCGGCTGAGCTGTATCAAGTAGATGCGGACCGGATAGAGCAAATCCTGACCAATTTGATTGATAATGCCATCCGGCATACGCCTGCCCATGGCACCGTGTCTGTTCAATTAAAAGAAGACGCTCATGGGGCTCACATCTCGGTCAAAGATACAGGTCAAGGCATTCCGGAAGAGGATCTGCCCTTCGTGTTCGAACGTTTCTATAAGGCAGATAAGGCCAGAACAAGAGGAAAATCAGGTACAGGGCTGGGCTTGGCCATTGTCAAGGACCTGGTGGAAGCACATCACGGGCACATTGACGTGCACAGCAGAGTGGGTGAAGGAACAACCTTTACCATCCATCTTCCTCGACCTTCAAAAGAGGAACACTAA
- a CDS encoding YpmS family protein, which yields MVKITGNRWKWAFFVLLGAVLLLVVVQLSVLLLWLNHLQTSPDGLEEWPPGGGSQHLGSGTVFTLSASKQDLNTLISAYVAQDIDQREAYELYVDDEIYFKTEIPIFNRQLPLVMSFEAQVLSSGNLLLKQHTMRLGGLQLPADLVLAVIKGSYHFPEWVTINPGQAEIHLALNQLKIHEQFYLKALKFDLKQDEIIFQLIYEEPVSEH from the coding sequence ATGGTTAAGATCACGGGAAACCGGTGGAAATGGGCTTTTTTCGTCCTTTTGGGCGCTGTGTTGCTGCTTGTTGTGGTCCAGTTATCTGTTCTCCTGTTGTGGCTGAACCATTTGCAAACGTCTCCTGATGGGCTAGAAGAGTGGCCGCCGGGGGGAGGAAGCCAACATCTGGGAAGTGGTACAGTCTTCACCTTGAGTGCTTCTAAACAGGATTTAAACACATTGATCAGTGCCTATGTGGCTCAAGACATTGATCAGAGGGAAGCTTATGAACTATATGTGGATGATGAGATTTATTTTAAAACGGAGATTCCTATCTTTAACCGCCAGCTCCCCCTGGTTATGAGCTTTGAAGCGCAGGTTCTCTCTTCCGGCAATTTGCTGCTTAAACAGCACACCATGCGGCTGGGAGGTCTTCAGCTGCCAGCTGATCTGGTCCTGGCTGTGATCAAGGGCAGCTACCATTTCCCTGAATGGGTCACCATTAATCCAGGACAGGCTGAAATCCACCTGGCCCTAAACCAGCTTAAGATTCATGAACAGTTCTATTTGAAAGCATTAAAGTTTGATCTGAAGCAGGATGAGATTATTTTTCAGTTGATCTATGAGGAGCCTGTTTCTGAACATTAG
- a CDS encoding YlbG family protein — translation MFVRKRGLAVWLNQVKMARHLRKFGNVHYVSRRMRYVILYVDENKVQDMIAKLNRLNYVKRVEPSHRHELRLEFQSKADKAEEYDYQSRI, via the coding sequence ATGTTTGTTAGAAAAAGAGGTTTGGCTGTGTGGTTGAACCAAGTCAAAATGGCCAGACACTTGAGAAAGTTTGGCAACGTGCATTATGTGTCCCGGCGCATGCGCTATGTTATTTTGTATGTTGACGAAAACAAGGTTCAGGATATGATAGCTAAACTGAACCGGCTTAACTACGTGAAAAGGGTGGAACCTTCTCATCGGCATGAATTGCGCCTAGAGTTCCAGTCCAAGGCGGATAAGGCGGAAGAGTATGATTATCAATCGAGAATATAG